A window of Castanea sativa cultivar Marrone di Chiusa Pesio chromosome 1, ASM4071231v1 contains these coding sequences:
- the LOC142627462 gene encoding uncharacterized protein LOC142627462: MLSWTSSYCSHSLTHHRPLLFRPSISRNTRVPTRPLPLCPNTRTLRTSQSFTLSYNKLKISCFRNEEFAAENPKKEFIEHYLPEELVKSENDNSSAVKRDWGSTLIEAANAVFRVIGSRWTVPWTAETILQVMLLWIAAFWFIGSWMVPFAAHVAGFNKESLTFRGQAVFSLITDVTEGIAGIAILHRCLSRFRPLPPDWFKLSLRGNWHIDVLLGCLMFPLVNRLSQFNLNLLPLLPSTPVTISSVEQSILARDPVAMALYAIVVSICAPVWEEIVFRGFLLPSLTKYMPVWCAVLVSSVVFALAHFNVQRMLPLVFLGVVMGVIFTRSRNLVPSMLLHSLWNAFVFLDLMK; this comes from the exons ATGTTGAGCTGGACCTCCTCCTAttgctctcactctctcacccACCACCGCCCTCTGCTTTTTCGTCCCTCTATCTCTCGAAACACTAGGGTTCCGACCCGACCCCTTCCTCTCTGCCCGAATACCCGAACTCTCCGAACCTCTCAATCTTTCACCCTCTCATACAAC aaattgaaaatttcatgcTTTAGAAATGAGGAATTTGCTGCAGAAAACCCAAAGAAGGAATTTATTGAACATTATTTGCCTGAGGAATTGGTGAAGTCGGAAAACGATAATTCAAGCGCGGTTAAAAGAGATTGGGGTTCCACTCTTATAGAG GCTGCAAATGCAGTGTTTAGGGTGATTGGGAGCCGATGGACTGTACCTTGGACGGCAGAGACCATACTGCAGGTTATGCTTCTTTGGATTGCTGCATTCTGGTTCATAGGCTCATGGATGGTTCCATTTGCGGCTCATGTGGCAGGCTTCAACAAGGAATCCTTGACTTTTAGAGGACAAGCCGTATTCAGCCTCATAACTGATGTAACTGAAGGCATTGCTGGAATTGCAATCCTTCATCGTTGCCTGTCCAGGTTTCGTCCTCTCCCACCTGATTGGTTTAAGCTTAGCCTGAGAGGAAACTGGCACATTGATGTTCTTCTGGGATGTCTCATGTTTCCCCTGGTCAATCGACTCTCACAGTTCAACCTTAACCTTCTGCCTCTATTGCCTTCGACACCTGTCACAATCTCAAGTGTTGAGCAGTCAATTTTGGCTAGGGATcctgtggcaatggcattgtaTGCAATTGTAGTTTCAATTTGTGCTCCTGTCTGGGAGGAAATAGTCTTCCGTGGTTTCCTTCTTCCTTCCTTGACCAAGTACATGCCTGTATGGTGTGCAGTGCTGGTGAGCTCGGTTGTCTTTGCTCTAGCACATTTTAATGTACAGAGGATGCTACCGCTTGTATTTCTTGGGGTGGTAATGGGTGTTATTTTTACAAGATCGAGGAATCTAGTACCATCAATGCTCTTGCATAGCCTTTGGAATGCATTTGTGTTCTTGGATTTAATGAAATAG